CCGATCGTGGACGCCCTGATCGACGCCGCCGAGTCCGGCAAGCAGGTCCTCGTCCTGGTCGAGATCAAGGCCCGCTTCGACGAGCAGGCCAACATCAAGTGGGCCCGCAAGCTGGAGGAGGCAGGCTGCCACGTCGTGTACGGCCTGGTCGGCCTCAAGACCCACTGCAAGCTGTCGCTGGTCGTCCGCCAGGAGGGCGAGCTGCTGCGCCGGTACTCCCACGTCGGCACCGGCAACTACCACCCCAAGACCGCCCGCCTCTACGAGGACCTCGGCCTGCTCACCGCCGACCCGCAGGTCGGCGCCGACCTGTCGGACCTGTTCAACCGGCTGTCCGGCTACTCCCGCCGCGAGACCTACCGGCGCCTGCTCGTCGCGCCCAAGTCGCTGCGCGACGGCCTCGTCTCGCGCATCCACAACGAGATCGTCCACCACCGGGCCGGTCGCCCGGCGTACGTCCGCATCAAGGTCAACTCAATGGTGGACGAGGCGGTCATCGACGCCTGCTACCGCGCCTCCCAGGCCGGAGTCCCCGTCGATGTGTGGGTCCGCGGCATCTGCGCGCTGCGCCCCGGCGTCACCGGGCTCTCGGAGAACATCCGGGTCCGCTCCATCCTCGGCCGGTTCCTGGAGCACTCCCGCCTCTTCGCCTTCTGCAACGGCGGCGAGCCCGAAGTGTGGCTCGGCAGCGCCGACATGATGCACCGCAACCTCGACCGCCGCATCGAGGCGCTGGTGCGGGTCGCCGACCCGGCCCACCGCGCGACCCTCACCCGCCTGCTGGAGACCGGCATGGCCGACTCGACCGCGTCGTGGCACCTCGGCCCCGACGGCGAGTGGACGCGGCACGCGACCGACGCGGACGGCCGGCCCCTGCGGCACGTCCAGGAGATGCTCATAGACGCCCGGAGGCGCCGACGTGCACAACCCTGACCACCACCAGGCGACCGCCGGTGAGGTCCTGGCGCCGTACCTCCACGCCCGGGCGAACGACTTCCTGCGGGCCCTGCGCACCCACACGGAGAGCAGCGGCACGGACACGGCCGGCGCGGAGGAGGCCACCAGGTCCCTGCGGGCCGCCGCCCGGCGCATCAGCGGGACGCTGCACACGTTCCGCCCGGTCCTCGACGGGGCGTGGGCGGACGGGCTGCGCTCCGAGCTGGCCTGGCTGTCCGGCACGCTCGCCCAGGAGCACGCCTGCACCTCCCGGCTCGTCCGGCTCGTGGACGCCCTGTCCCGGCTGACCGGCGGGCCCGTACCGGCCCCGAGGGGCTCCCGTACGGGTGGCTCCGGCGCGCGGGGCGCGGGCGAGACGATCGCGATGGGCGCCGCCCGCGCGGGAGCCCTGCTGGAGCGGCAGATCACCCTCGCCCGTACCCGGGCCCACTCGGCGGCCCTGGAGGCGCTGGGCTCGTCCCGGTTCCACGCGGTGGCCGACGCGGTGGCGCTGCTGGCGTCGGAGGTGCCGTTCGGGCCCGCCGCGAAGTCGCCCGCCGAGGAGATCCTGCCGGTCCCCGCCGAGACGGTGGAGCGGCGCCTCCTGGACGCGGTCGCCGCCCTGCCGATGAGCCCCGCCGTGGGCGGCGAGCACCAGGACGGCCCCTGGCACCAGGTGCGGCTGCTGCTGCGGCTGCACCGGTACGCCTTAGAGGTACGGTGCGCCCCGGTGCCCGAGCTGTACGAGGCGGCGACCGCGCTGGACCGGCACCGGGACGCCGCCGACGCCGCCGCGGCCGCGGCCACCGCCGCCCGTACGCCGCGCATCGCCCCGGCGACCGCGTACACGCTCGGCGTGCTCCACGCCGACCAGCGGCACGAGGTGGAGGCCGCCCGGATCGCCTTCCACCGCGCCTGGCGCCGCACGGCGGTGACCACGCCATGACGGGCGGCGCGGGCGGCCCCGCGGGCGGCACGAAGGGCTCCGGCGGCGGTACGGGCGGCGGCCCCCGGCCCGGCGGCGGTACGGGCGCCTCCGGCGGCGGCCCCGGTGTCGTACGGGCGGCCGGCTGCGTCCTGTGGCGCCGCGCGCCCGGCTCGCCCACCCGCACCGACGCCGACGCCACCACAGCCGAAGCCGCCGACCCCACCGCAGCCGCAGCCGCAGCCGCCGACCCCGTCGAGCTGTGCCTGATCCACCGCCCCAAGTACGACGACTGGTCCTTCCCCAAGGGCAAGCTCAAGCCCGGCGAGGACCTGCTCTCGGCGGCCGTGCGCGAGGTACGGGAGGAGACCGGCCACGCCTGCCGCCCCGGCGTCCGCCTGGGCACCGTCCGCTACCGGGTGCGCGAGCGCCACAAGGTGGTCACGTACTGGGCCGCCGAGGCGGGCCCCGGCACCTTCGTGCCCGGCAAGGAGGTGGACACCCTGCGCTGGCTCCCGCCCGGTGAGGCGCGCGACCTGCTGTCCCACCCGCAGGACCGGCGCCTGGTCACCTGGTTCCTCGCGACGCTGTAGGTGACGGATCCGATGCGCGGGGCACCAGGGGTACAGACCCACCGTGGCAAACACCGACAGGGACCCTCACCGGCACTTACGACATGGTTCACCTGGCGTTCACTCTCCCCCGTCGGCCGCTTCACCTGATCTGCCTAATTTCGGCCGTACAAGGTGACCGACAGACGCCACCACCACCCACCCCGACACACGCCGTCGTACAACCGGCCATGGACATGGATCACCACGACCAGCCCCCTACGGCCACCAGCTCGGCGGTTACTGGAAGGAACACCCGAAAGTGAAGCTTCATCGCAAGACCGGGCTTCGCGCCACCGCGCTCGGCGCCCTCGCCGTCTCCGGCGCCCTGGTTCTCACGGCGTGTGGTTCGGACGACAACACGAACCCGAGCGGGGAGAAGAAGCCCACGGCCGCCTCGGACGTGAAGTGCGACGGCGCGAAGGGCCAGCTTCTCGCGGCGGGCTCGACCGCCCAGAAGAACGCCATGGACCTCTGGGTCAAGAACTTCCAGGCCGCCTGCTCCGGCGTCGAGGTGAACTACCAGGCCATCGGCTCCGGCGGCGGCATCACCAAGTTCAACCAGGGCCAGGTCGCGTTCGCCGGCTCCGACTCCGCGCTGAAGGAGGAGGAGGTCGCCGAGTCGCAGAAGATCTGCAAGGGCGGCAAGGGCATCAACCTCCCGATGGTCGGCGGCCCCGTCGCCATCGGCTACAAGCTGGACGGCGTGGACAGCCTCGTCCTCGACGCCTCCACCCTCGCCAAGATCTTCGACTCGAAGATCACCAAGTGGAACGACCCCGCCATCGCCAAGCTGAACCCGGGCGTCAAGCTGCCCGACGTGGCGATCCAGGCCTTCCACCGCTCCGACGAGTCCGGCACCACGCAGAACCTCGGCAAGTACCTGAGCGAGGCCGCCCCGGCCGACTGGAAGCACGACCCGAAGACCAAATCGTGGCCCGCCCCCGGCGGCCAGGCCGCGAACGGCTCCTCCGGTGTCGCCGCCGCCGTCAAGGACACCAACGGCGCGATCGGCTACTTCGAGCTCTCCTACGCCAAGGCCAGCAGCATCAGCACGGTCAAGCTGAACACGGGCGCCGCCCAGCCGGTCGAGGCCACCACGGAGAACGCCTCCAAGGCCATCGCCGCCGCCAAGATCAAGGGCACGGGCAACGACCTGGCCCTGTCCCTCGACTACAAGACCAAGGCCGAGGGCGCGTACCCG
This genomic window from Streptomyces thermolilacinus SPC6 contains:
- a CDS encoding CHAD domain-containing protein, which produces MHNPDHHQATAGEVLAPYLHARANDFLRALRTHTESSGTDTAGAEEATRSLRAAARRISGTLHTFRPVLDGAWADGLRSELAWLSGTLAQEHACTSRLVRLVDALSRLTGGPVPAPRGSRTGGSGARGAGETIAMGAARAGALLERQITLARTRAHSAALEALGSSRFHAVADAVALLASEVPFGPAAKSPAEEILPVPAETVERRLLDAVAALPMSPAVGGEHQDGPWHQVRLLLRLHRYALEVRCAPVPELYEAATALDRHRDAADAAAAAATAARTPRIAPATAYTLGVLHADQRHEVEAARIAFHRAWRRTAVTTP
- the pstS gene encoding phosphate ABC transporter substrate-binding protein PstS yields the protein MKLHRKTGLRATALGALAVSGALVLTACGSDDNTNPSGEKKPTAASDVKCDGAKGQLLAAGSTAQKNAMDLWVKNFQAACSGVEVNYQAIGSGGGITKFNQGQVAFAGSDSALKEEEVAESQKICKGGKGINLPMVGGPVAIGYKLDGVDSLVLDASTLAKIFDSKITKWNDPAIAKLNPGVKLPDVAIQAFHRSDESGTTQNLGKYLSEAAPADWKHDPKTKSWPAPGGQAANGSSGVAAAVKDTNGAIGYFELSYAKASSISTVKLNTGAAQPVEATTENASKAIAAAKIKGTGNDLALSLDYKTKAEGAYPIILVTYEIACDKGNKAETLPTLKAFLNYTVSDEGQKLLSDAGYAPLPAEIAAKVREIVPTLS
- a CDS encoding NUDIX hydrolase — translated: MTGGAGGPAGGTKGSGGGTGGGPRPGGGTGASGGGPGVVRAAGCVLWRRAPGSPTRTDADATTAEAADPTAAAAAAADPVELCLIHRPKYDDWSFPKGKLKPGEDLLSAAVREVREETGHACRPGVRLGTVRYRVRERHKVVTYWAAEAGPGTFVPGKEVDTLRWLPPGEARDLLSHPQDRRLVTWFLATL